The following are encoded in a window of Dysidea avara chromosome 4, odDysAvar1.4, whole genome shotgun sequence genomic DNA:
- the LOC136252768 gene encoding uncharacterized protein, which yields MEGIKWNFTTALAPWQGGFYERLVGMVKRSLRKATGRKHFTLEQLITLIAEIEAVLNSRPLTYVYGDLKSGFVLTPSHFLASNRKLGISPFGDGNDHSDPEFQVVKNSATKLIEHWKKGQKHLDIFWKSWRDEYLLSLRERNPLVHRQPRSHSEKEPTEGSIVIVKDDNLPRSNWRIGKILRLIVSRDSKI from the coding sequence ATGGAGGGAATTAAATGGAACTTCACAACTGCTCTTGCCCCATGGCAAGGGGGTTTTTATGAAAGACTTGTCGGTATGGTTAAACGATCATTAAGGAAGGCTACTGGAAGGAAACATTTCACTTTGGAACAGTTGATAACCCTGATAGCTGAGATAGAAGCAGTACTTAATTCTAGACCTTTAACGTATGTTTATGGAGATTTAAAGTCAGGATTTGTACTAACGCCTTCACATTTTTTAGCATCCAACAGAAAACTGGGTATCAGTCCCTTTGGTGATGGCAACGATCATAGTGATCCTGAATTCCAAGTTGTTAAGAATTCAGCAACTAAATTGATTGAACACTGGAAGAAAGGACAAAAACATCTAGACATATTCTGGAAATCCTGGAGAGATGAATATCTCTTGAGTTTAAGGGAAAGAAATCCACTTGTACATAGACAACCTAGGTCACATAGTGAGAAGGAACCCACTGAGGGCAGTATCGTAATCGTAAAGGATGATAATTTGCCAAGAAGCAATTGGAGAATTGGCAAAATATTAAGACTAATAGTTAGTAGAGACTCCAAAATTTGA
- the LOC136252769 gene encoding uncharacterized protein encodes MSGPIRRLLGPTKARLQSYIKKAKTILERPVDETDLDQEETEVDDLIHRFSTNIALLERCNQEWTTLVNVMEAGDEKETEEKEYLWATDGDGGLIEILLDSKETTAHLEARLARVLRKAERAAMRPLTLPATSPLLTTSRNLTESQTDNNVKMKLPKLSLPTFDGDILKWQEFWDVYSTAVHEQDIPDVTKFNYLKGSIRSAAATAISGISVTNDNYSSAVKILQDKFGKKENIIEALYSKLQHLSMATNRFSDIKHNYETMEKMLRQLESQGERVNEQRMLIQQILSKFPVEVIIRLEESKDIEQTWTVKLLRESLNRYVSIHENAQRHDSNSRGSQIRSQRRSESSYKPLTEKQGYHSVESFLVDSKRNFEKQQSQSRKPSYPCIFCKGSHFNDNCDKVKTVADRKRLLTSQGHCFICLKIGHLFRECVNGHSRSCCYCGASGHHNRCICPKKFASSPDTTAVNQLPAGSSRIRPRITSSSETPGLASSSDTTAVNQSSTDNQLVVSTETTSSTNTVTPAVSTDHMLLTHGERVILQTALVPIFCSNGSIISARLLLDSASQRTFMTERLAKKLSLPSQRKETLSISKFSSQCPQTIDTYVVHFTIITKENSNMDLNANVLTQITSPIERGPLQPSDLKFLQSISPEKLADIIPDPSDTAPIDILVGSDYFWSIVDNGRIVLPSGLLLLSSRLGYLLTGKFVDPNSNVNVNQQLAACFVMTQMNQIVSELNLFSAADSVVVRNPNLTDMWSLDIISISDPVQMDGDDKALEQFNQGIYHDGERYQIKWPWKRPEPHLPDNSDVAYGRMKSLSRRFQADRTLLQQYDDILQSQLKQGIIEKVIEKEIDHKTHYLPHHPVLTPSKNTTKVRIVYDASAKASKSANCLNDCLYRGPITLPDMCGVLLRQRTYPIVILADVEKAFLQIGIQQEERDVTRFLWFRDPEHPDKLEGNIDIYRFCRVPFGIVCSPFLLEGTLKFHLKNENSLVAKKILENLYVDNVTMESESVNEAYQIFVESRNIFRKASMNLREWVSNSQEFLDCLPDDQKVMGCVVGLFGMLWNRIEDYIQIADVNIPSSNVTITKREVLSFVAKIYDPLGLITPVSFHGRVFLQSLWKHKLSWDEHLPQSLCQEFRKLTRTLQHLSLIKIPRFIATCEHDVVFEVLVFCDASIKSYATTVYLRVITGCGTFVNLVFSKMRLAPSSTGKKKNANNSGEITLPRLELLGVLIGVRAANFIVQELKLPIYKRYLWTDSECILHWMKSSKLLPLFVENRIKEIRMEKDITFCYIPSKQNPADYATRGLTVQEIIDCKLWWHGPEWLKSEETTWPSWNMPDITPDKLDNLLEIGKKGSQVIYEVTNLNVVNDGFQVHNDYPSPLTIDEFKYSSLQKLLRITVYCIKFIYIMVLNKCSKELKERVLRKHKILEKVFNNMREGSIYSDEIRNATLLWLYVIQHRKYHEVLNDIEKHRKNCIQQQVGVKIDDIGLLRCYGRLGNADLNEDTKNPKLLPRYERFTALLISEVHQRLIHAGVSHTLSQIREEFWIPQGRTQVRHVISKCLICNRHEGPSFQLPNMPPWPRERVSRSDPFQFIGLDYLGPLYVKQGTELKKVWICLFTCLSIRAIHMEWVLDLTATQFLNCIR; translated from the coding sequence ATGTCGGGACCCATAAGAAGATTGCTTGGACCAACAAAAGCGCGACTGCAGAGTTACATTAAGAAAGCAAAGACGATACTGGAACGTCCAGTGGATGAGACTGACTTGGACCAGGAGGAGACTGAGGTGGACGATCTTATTCACCGATTTTCAACGAATATAGCGCTCCTTGAACGATGCAACCAGGAATGGACGACCTTGGTAAACGTAATGGAGGCTGGCGACGAAAAGGAAACAGAAGAAAAGGAGTATCTGTGGGCTACGGATGGAGATGGAGGTCTAATCGAAATATTATTAGACTCCAAAGAGACTACAGCGCATCTGGAAGCGCGCCTAGCAAGGGTGTTGAGGAAAGCTGAAAGGGCAGCTATGCGACCTTTGACATTACCTGCGACCTCACCCTTGTTGACAACGTCTAGAAACCTTACAGAATCACAAACAGACAACAATGTGAAAATGAAGCTACCCAAATTAAGTCTTCCGACCTTTGATGGTGATATTCTCAAATGGCAAGAGTTTTGGGATGTGTACAGCACAGCTGTGCATGAACAGGATATACCAGATGTCACCAAGTTCAACTACCTAAAAGGTTCAATTCGCAGTGCAGCTGCTACTGCGATAAGTGGAATTTCTGTCACTAACGATAACTATTCATCAGCCGTGAAGATATTACAAGATAAGTTTGGTAAGAAAGAGAACATAATAGAGGCCTTGTATTCCAAATTACAGCATCTCTCAATGGCTACAAATCGATTTAGCGATATTAAACATAATTACGAAACCATGGAGAAGATGTTGCGACAGTTGGAATCTCAGGGAGAGAGGGTTAATGAGCAACGTATGCTTATACAACAGATACTATCAAAATTTCCAGTTGAGGTAATCATAAGGTTAGAAGAGTCAAAGGACATTGAACAAACATGGACAGTAAAGTTATTAAGAGAGTCACTTAACCGATACGTTTCAATTCATGAAAATGCACAAAGGCATGACTCTAATTCTAGGGGGAGTCAAATTAGAAGTCAGAGAAGAAGTGAAAGCTCTTACAAGCCACTTACTGAAAAACAAGGTTATCATTCAGTTGAGAGTTTTCTAGTTGACAGTAAAAGGAACTTTGAAAAACAACAGAGTCAATCACGTAAGCCATCATACCCATGTATTTTCTGCAAAGGTAGTCACTTTAACGACAATTGTGATAAGGTTAAAACTGTTGCAGATCGTAAACGTCTACTTACTTCTCAAGGTCATTGTTTTATATGTCTCAAGATTGGTCATCTTTTTAGGGAATGTGTTAACGGTCACTCGAGATCTTGCTGCTACTGTGGAGCAAGTGGTCACCACAACCGGTGTATATGTCCCAAGAAGTTTGCTTCATCACCTGACACAACGGCTGTTAATCAACTACCTGCTGGTTCTTCCAGGATACGTCCAAGAATTACTTCTTCGTCAGAAACACCAGGACTTGCTTCCTCATCGGATACAACAGCTGTTAACCAGTCATCTACTGATAACCAGTTGGTTGTTAGCACTGAAACCACTTCTAGCACAAACACTGTTACACCTGCAGTAAGTACAGATCATATGTTATTAACGCATGGGGAAAGAGTAATTCTCCAAACAGCACTAGTTCCAATTTTTTGCTCCAATGGATCTATTATATCAGCTCGCCTACTGTTAGATAGTGCTAGCCAGAGAACTTTCATGACAGAAAGACTTGCTAAAAAATTGAGTTTGCCTTCTCAAAGAAAAGAAACCTTATCTATTTCTAAGTTTAGTTCACAGTGTCCTCAGACCATTGATACATATGTTGTCCATTTTACCATCATTACAAAAGAGAATTCAAATATGGACCTCAATGCTAATGTTTTGACTCAGATCACTAGTCCCATTGAAAGAGGACCACTTCAACCATCAGATTTAAAGTTTCTTCAATCAATTTCACCTGAGAAACTGGCTGATATTATTCCGGACCCATCAGATACAGCTCCCATTGATATCTTAGTTGGATCTGATTACTTTTGGAGCATTGTTGATAATGGGAGGATTGTGCTGCCGTCAGGTTTATTATTGTTGTCATCTAGGTTGGGATATTTACTTACAGGGAAGTTTGTGGACCCTAACAGTAATGTTAATGTTAATCAGCAGTTAGCCGCTTGTTTTGTTATGACACAGATGAACCAAATTGTTTCCGAACtgaatttgttttcagctgcaGATAGTGTTGTGGTAAGGAATCCTAACTTGACTGATATGTGGAGTTTAGACATAATCAGTATTAGTGACCCTGTACAGATGGATGGTGATGACAAGGCCCTAGAACAGTTCAATCAGGGAATTTATCATGATGGAGAACGATATCAGattaaatggccatggaagAGACCTGAACCTCACTTACCTGATAATTCTGATGTGGCTTACGGGAGAATGAAATCATTGTCACGACGATTTCAAGCTGATAGAACTCTTTTACAACAGTATGATGATATTTTACAGAGTCAACTAAAGCAAGGAATTATTGAAAAGGTTATAGAAAAAGAAATTGATCACAAGACGCATTATTTACCACACCATCCAGTACTGACACCTTCTAAAAACACCACTAAGGTCCGAATTGTTTATGACGCCTCAGCTAAGGCAAGTAAGAGTGCTAATTGTTTAAATGATTGTTTATATCGAGGACCTATAACCCTACCTGATATGTGTGGAGTGTTATTAAGACAACGAACATACCCAATTGTTATTTTGGCCGATGTAGAAAAGGCCTTTCTGCAAATTGGGATCCAGCAGGAAGAAAGGGATGTGACGCGTTTTCTATGGTTTCGTGATCCTGAACATCCAGATAAACTAGAAGGTAATATAGACATTTATCGATTTTGTCGTGTCCCATTCGGAATAGTATGTAGCCCATTTCTGCTGGAGGGAACTTTGAAATTTCACCTGAAAAATGAGAACAGTTTAGTGGCAAAGAAAATTCTTGAGAATTTGTATGTGGATAATGTTACTATGGAATCTGAATCAGTTAATGAAGCCTACCAAATATTTGTTGAATCTAGAAATATCTTCAGAAAGGCATCAATGAATTTACGTGAATGGGTTTCAAATTCTCAGGAATTTCTTGATTGCTTACCTGATGATCAGAAGGTAATGGGATGTGTCGTTGGATTGTTTGGAATGTTGTGGAATCGAATTGAGGATTATATCCAGATTGCTGATGTTAATATCCCTTCATCAAACGTGACCATTACTAAAAGAGAAGTACTAAGTTTTGTTGCCAAGATATATGACCCATTGGGTCTGATCACACCAGTTTCATTTCATGGAAGAGTGTTCTTGCAGAGTCTATGGAAACATAAATTATCATGGGATGAACATTTGCCACAATCACTTTGTCAGGAATTCCGAAAATTAACAAGAACACTTCAACATCTATCATTGATAAAAATCCCACGTTTCATTGCAACATGTGAACATGACGTGGTCTTTGAGGTACTTGTATTCTGTGATGCCTCAATTAAGTCATATGCTACTACAGTTTACTTACGAGTCATTACAGGTTGTGGGACTTTTGTAAACCTAGTTTTTTCTAAGATGCGTTTGGCACCAAGCAGCACTGGAAAGAAGAAGAATGCCAACAATTCTGGTGAGATCACATTGCCACGGCTTGAATTATTAGGTGTCTTAATTGGAGTACGTGCTGCAAATTTTATTGTTCAGGAGCTTAAACTACCAATATATAAGAGATATCTCTGGACTGACTCTGAATGCATTTTACATTGGATGAAGAGTTCAAAATTGTTACCTTTGTTTGTTGAAAATCGAATTAAGGAGATACGAATGGAAAAGGATATTACATTTTGTTATATTCCATCAAAACAAAACCCTGCAGACTATGCAACACGGGGGCTCACTGTTCAAGAAATTATCGATTGTAAATTATGGTGGCATGGACCGGAATGGTTGAAGTCTGAAGAAACAACATGGCCTAGTTGGAACATGCCAGACATTACACCAGATAAGCTGGATAACTTGTTGGAAATTGGTAAGAAAGGTTCACAAGTCATATACGAAGTTACTAACTTGAATGTTGTTAACGATGGTTTTCAAGTCCACAATGATTATCCATCTCCACTAACAATAGATGAATTCAAATATTCCTCTTTACAAAAGTTACTTCGCATAACTGTTTACTGTATCAAGTTCATTTACATTATGGTGTTAAACAAATGTTCTAAGGAATTGAAAGAAAGAGTTCTGAGGAAACACAAGATTTTGGAGAAAGTGTTTAATAATATGAGGGAAGGTTCCATTTATTCAGATGAAATTAGAAATGCTACACTACTTTGGCTTTATGTGATACAACATAGAAAATATCACGAGGTGCTCAACGATATTGAGAAACATCGAAAGAATTGTATTCAACAACAAGTTGGTGTTAAAATTGATGATATTGGGCTGCTTAGATGTTATGGAAGGTTGGGTAATGCTGATTTGAATGAGGATACTAAGAATCCCAAGCTACTTCCAAGGTATGAACGTTTTACTGCTCTTTTAATCAGCGAAGTACACCAGAGATTGATTCATGCTGGAGTTTCACATACTTTATCTCAAATACGAGAGGAGTTTTGGATTCCCCAAGGCAGGACACAAGTAAGGCATGTAATCTCTAAATGTTTGATTTGTAATAGACATGAAGGACCTTCATTCCAGTTACCCAACATGCCACCCTGGCCCAGGGAGAGAGTTTCAAGGAGTGACCCATTTCAGTTTATTGGGCTTGACTACTTGGGACCATTATATGTGAAACAAGGAACTGAACTTAAGAAGGTCTGGATATGCTTGTTCACTTGTCTGTCGATTAGAGCTATCCATATGGAGTGGGTTCTAGACCTGACTGCAACTCAGTTTCTAAATTGTATCAGATGA